ACGGTCCGAGCTGCCCTTTTCCGTCGCGCGGAGAGGCGTTCCAGGTGGAAGGAACCACCGCCTGGTAGTTGTGGATCTTCTTATCCTTGATGACCAGCCAGTGGGAAAGGGTGCCGCGCGGCGCCTCGTGGAAACCGACACCGCGGTAGTCGCCGACCGGGATCTCGGTGTGGTTGGCGTAGTCGGTGTCCCCCTTCGCCACGTTGGCGATGAGCTTGTCCAGATACTCAAGCGAGAGGTCCGCCATGAGATGCGCCCGGATGGCGCGTGCGGCGAGCCGCCCCATGGTGGAGTGCAGATCCTTCAACCCTATCCCCACCTGCTTGCAGGTGCCGTCGACGAGCTTTTTCACCTTCTCGTTTCCGGAGAGGTACGAGGCGAGTATCTGCGCCGGCGGCCCGACCTGGACCGGTTTCCCTTCCAGTCGCGGCGCCTTGCACCAGGAGTACTTGCCGTTTTCCTGGAAGTCGGAGTAGGCGGGCTTCGTCTCCCCTTCCCAGGGGTGCAGGCTCTCCTCGCCGCGATACCAGGCGCGGTCCACGTTCTCGTTGATGTTCTTGATAAGGTACTCGTCGCGGTGATCTTTGATGACCCGGAAGGTGGCGGGATTGGCGTCGAAAAGGACGCCGCCATTCAGGGCGAACTGCGTCCCCTTCGTGTCTTCCGGGAACTCCGGCACCGCGAGGTAGTTCGTGACGCCGGCGCCGTAGCCGAACCACTCCTTGTAGGCGGAGGCGATGGCGACGACATCGGGATAGTACACGTTCTGCACGAATGCCCGGCTCTCCTCCATGAGGGTACGCAGGAATGCGAGGCGCTCCATGTTGATGGTGGCCACATTCTCGGTATTGAGAGCGGTAGCCACCCCACCCACCACCAGGTTCTGGATGTGCGGGTTTTTCCCGCCGAGGATCGCCACCGCCTGGGAAGCCTTCCTCTGGTAGTCGAGCGCGGTCAGGTAGTGCGCCGTCGCCATAAGATTGACCTCCGGCGGGAGCTTCATCGCCGGATGCCCCCAGTAGCCGGAGGCGAAGATCCCCAGCCTCCCGGTGGAGACGAAGCTCTTCAGCTTCTCCTGCACCGCCTTGAACTCCTTCTCGCTGTTCCCCGGCCACTCGGAGATCGACTGCGCGATCTGCGCGGTCTTTTTCGGGTCGGCCTTGAGGGCCGAGACGATGTCCACCCAGTCGAGCGCGGAGAGGTGGTAGAAGTGCACGATGTGGTCCTGCACCGAGTGCTGCGCGATCATCATGTTGCGGATGTATTGCGCGTTTAGCGGTACCTCCACGTTAAGCGCGTGCTCGACGGAGCGAATGGAGGCGATGGCGTGCACCGTGGTGCACACGCCGCAGAAGCGCTGGGTGAAGCTCCAGGCGTCCTCGGGGGGGCGCCCCTTCAGGATCGTCTCTATGCCGCGCCAC
The DNA window shown above is from Geomonas sp. RF6 and carries:
- a CDS encoding nickel-dependent hydrogenase large subunit, whose protein sequence is MARITLDPITRIEGHLRIDVEINGDRVIDAWASAQMWRGIETILKGRPPEDAWSFTQRFCGVCTTVHAIASIRSVEHALNVEVPLNAQYIRNMMIAQHSVQDHIVHFYHLSALDWVDIVSALKADPKKTAQIAQSISEWPGNSEKEFKAVQEKLKSFVSTGRLGIFASGYWGHPAMKLPPEVNLMATAHYLTALDYQRKASQAVAILGGKNPHIQNLVVGGVATALNTENVATINMERLAFLRTLMEESRAFVQNVYYPDVVAIASAYKEWFGYGAGVTNYLAVPEFPEDTKGTQFALNGGVLFDANPATFRVIKDHRDEYLIKNINENVDRAWYRGEESLHPWEGETKPAYSDFQENGKYSWCKAPRLEGKPVQVGPPAQILASYLSGNEKVKKLVDGTCKQVGIGLKDLHSTMGRLAARAIRAHLMADLSLEYLDKLIANVAKGDTDYANHTEIPVGDYRGVGFHEAPRGTLSHWLVIKDKKIHNYQAVVPSTWNASPRDGKGQLGPYEASLKGNPVAQHDKPLEVLRTIHSFDPCIACAVHAIDPEGKEITRVKAL